A genomic stretch from Streptomyces fungicidicus includes:
- the dxs gene encoding 1-deoxy-D-xylulose-5-phosphate synthase produces MTILESIRQPRDLKALSEAQLGELSHEIREFLVHAVARTGGHLGPNLGVVELTVALHRVFESPVDRILWDTGHQSYVHKLLTGRQDFSKLRGKGGLSGYPSREESEHDVIENSHASTALGWADGLAKARRVRGEKGHVVAVIGDGALTGGMAWEALNNIAAAKDRPLIVVVNDNERSYAPTIGGLANHLATLRTTDGYERVLAWGKHVLQRTPVVGATLYEALHGAKKGFKDAFAPQGLFEDLGLKYLGPIDGHDIKAVESALRRAKRFHGPVLVHCLTEKGRGYEPALAHEEDHFHTVGVMDPLTCAPLAPSGGPSWTSVFGEEIVRIGEERDDVVAMTAAMLRPVGLGPFAERFPDRVWDVGIAEQHAAVSAAGLATGGLHPVVAVYATFLNRAFDQLLMDVALHRCGVTFVLDRAGVTGVDGPSHNGMWDMSVLQVVPGLRIAAPRDADQLRAQLREAVAVDDAPTLLRFPKESVGPALPALDRIGGMDVLHRAVAPEVLLVAVGVMAPVCLQAAELLEARGIGCTVVDPRWVKPVDPALPPLAAEHRMVAVVEDNSRAAGVGSAVALALGDAGTDVPVRRFGIPEQFLAHAKRAEVLADIGLTPVEIAGRIGASLAVREERDAKSPDPQEHQA; encoded by the coding sequence GTGACGATTCTGGAGAGCATTCGGCAACCACGTGACCTGAAGGCGCTGTCCGAGGCGCAACTCGGTGAACTGTCCCATGAGATCCGGGAGTTCCTGGTGCACGCGGTGGCCAGGACCGGCGGCCACCTCGGACCCAATCTGGGAGTGGTGGAACTCACCGTCGCCCTGCACCGGGTCTTCGAGTCGCCCGTCGACCGCATCCTGTGGGACACCGGCCACCAGAGCTATGTGCACAAACTCCTGACCGGGCGTCAGGACTTCTCCAAACTGCGCGGCAAGGGCGGCCTGTCCGGCTATCCCTCCCGCGAGGAGTCCGAGCACGACGTCATCGAGAACAGCCACGCCTCGACGGCCCTCGGCTGGGCCGACGGCCTCGCCAAGGCCCGCCGGGTGCGGGGGGAGAAGGGCCATGTCGTCGCGGTGATCGGCGACGGCGCCCTCACCGGAGGGATGGCCTGGGAGGCGCTCAACAACATCGCCGCCGCCAAGGACCGGCCGCTGATCGTCGTCGTCAACGACAACGAGCGCTCCTACGCCCCCACCATCGGCGGGCTCGCCAACCACCTCGCGACCCTGCGCACCACGGACGGCTACGAACGGGTGCTGGCCTGGGGAAAGCACGTGCTCCAGCGCACACCCGTGGTCGGCGCAACACTGTACGAGGCGCTGCACGGCGCGAAGAAGGGCTTCAAGGACGCCTTCGCGCCGCAGGGCCTCTTCGAGGACCTCGGCCTGAAGTACCTGGGCCCGATCGACGGCCACGACATCAAGGCCGTGGAGTCCGCGCTGCGCCGCGCCAAACGCTTCCACGGCCCCGTCCTCGTCCACTGCCTCACCGAGAAGGGCCGCGGCTACGAACCCGCCCTCGCCCACGAGGAGGACCACTTCCACACCGTCGGCGTGATGGACCCGCTGACCTGCGCGCCCCTCGCCCCGTCCGGCGGGCCGTCCTGGACCTCCGTCTTCGGCGAGGAGATCGTCCGGATCGGCGAGGAACGCGACGACGTGGTCGCCATGACGGCCGCCATGCTGCGTCCGGTGGGCCTCGGCCCCTTCGCCGAGCGGTTCCCGGACCGGGTGTGGGACGTCGGCATCGCCGAACAGCACGCGGCCGTGTCCGCGGCGGGCCTGGCGACCGGCGGACTGCACCCCGTCGTCGCCGTCTACGCCACCTTCCTCAACCGCGCCTTCGACCAGCTGCTGATGGACGTGGCGCTGCACCGCTGCGGGGTGACCTTCGTCCTGGACCGGGCGGGCGTCACCGGCGTCGACGGGCCCTCGCACAACGGCATGTGGGACATGTCCGTCCTGCAGGTCGTCCCCGGTCTGCGGATCGCCGCGCCGCGCGACGCCGACCAGCTGCGCGCCCAGCTGCGCGAGGCGGTCGCCGTCGACGACGCCCCGACCCTGCTGAGGTTCCCGAAGGAGTCGGTGGGCCCGGCGCTGCCGGCACTGGACCGGATCGGCGGCATGGACGTGCTGCACCGGGCGGTCGCCCCCGAGGTGCTGCTGGTCGCCGTCGGGGTGATGGCACCGGTCTGCCTCCAGGCCGCCGAACTGCTCGAGGCCCGCGGCATCGGATGCACGGTGGTCGACCCCCGCTGGGTCAAACCCGTCGACCCCGCCCTCCCGCCGCTGGCCGCGGAGCACCGCATGGTGGCCGTCGTCGAGGACAACAGCCGGGCGGCCGGGGTCGGTTCGGCGGTGGCGCTGGCGCTGGGCGACGCCGGGACCGACGTGCCCGTACGGCGGTTCGGCATCCCCGAGCAGTTCCTCGCGCACGCCAAACGCGCGGAGGTGCTCGCCGACATCGGTCTCACACCGGTCGAGATCGCCGGACGGATCGGCGCGAGCCTCGCCGTCCGGGAAGAGCGCGACGCCAAGTCGCCGGACCCACAGGAGCACCAGGCATGA
- a CDS encoding aspartate aminotransferase family protein, whose protein sequence is MTTAESAPEPSRTGGFDLGALLAERGAERYELHTRYLNHQLPRMLRTIGFDKVYERAEGAHFWDADGNDHLDMLAGFGVMGLGRHHPVVRKALHDVLDASLADLTRFDCQPLPGLLAERLLAHSPHLDRVFFGNSGTEAVETALKFARYATGRPRVLYCAHAFHGLTTGSLSVNGESGFRDGFAPLLPDTAVPLGDLDALARELRRGDVAALIVEPIQGKGVHEAPPGYLRAAQELLRRHRALLIADEVQTGLGRTGDFYAYQHEEGVEPDLVCVAKALSGGYVPVGATLGRDWIFKKVYSSMDRVLVHSASFGANAQAMAAGLAVLSVMEDEGIVARVRSTGGLLRTRLAALTEKYELLAEVRGRGLMIGIEFGRPRSLKLRGRWAMLQAARKGLFAQMVVVPLLQRHRILTQVSGDHMEVIKLIPPLVIDEGDVNRFVDAFTAVMDDAHDGGLMWEFGRTLVKQAVANR, encoded by the coding sequence ATGACCACCGCGGAGTCCGCGCCGGAGCCGTCGCGCACGGGGGGCTTCGACCTCGGCGCACTGCTCGCCGAGCGCGGAGCCGAACGCTACGAGCTGCACACCCGGTACCTCAACCACCAGCTGCCGCGCATGCTGCGCACCATCGGCTTCGACAAGGTCTACGAGCGGGCCGAGGGCGCCCACTTCTGGGACGCCGACGGCAACGACCACCTGGACATGCTGGCCGGCTTCGGGGTGATGGGCCTGGGCCGCCATCACCCCGTGGTCCGCAAGGCGCTGCACGACGTGCTGGACGCCTCCCTCGCCGACCTCACCCGCTTCGACTGCCAGCCGCTGCCCGGACTGCTCGCCGAGCGGCTGCTCGCGCACAGCCCCCACCTGGACCGGGTGTTCTTCGGCAACAGCGGCACGGAGGCGGTCGAGACCGCGCTGAAGTTCGCCCGGTACGCGACCGGCAGGCCGCGCGTGCTGTACTGCGCGCACGCCTTCCACGGGCTGACCACCGGCTCCCTTTCGGTCAACGGCGAGTCCGGTTTCCGGGACGGCTTCGCCCCGCTGCTGCCCGACACGGCCGTCCCGCTGGGGGACCTCGACGCCCTGGCGCGGGAGCTGCGCAGGGGGGACGTCGCCGCCCTGATCGTGGAGCCGATCCAGGGCAAGGGCGTGCACGAGGCCCCGCCCGGGTATCTGCGGGCCGCCCAGGAGCTGCTGCGGCGGCACAGGGCGCTGCTGATCGCCGACGAGGTGCAGACCGGGCTCGGCCGGACCGGCGACTTCTACGCCTACCAGCACGAGGAGGGGGTCGAACCGGACCTCGTCTGTGTCGCCAAGGCGCTCTCGGGCGGCTACGTCCCGGTGGGCGCGACCCTCGGCCGGGACTGGATCTTCAAGAAGGTCTACTCGTCGATGGACCGGGTGCTGGTCCACTCGGCCAGCTTCGGGGCCAACGCGCAGGCCATGGCCGCGGGTCTCGCGGTGCTGTCGGTCATGGAGGACGAGGGGATCGTCGCGCGGGTCCGGAGCACCGGCGGACTGCTGAGGACCCGGCTGGCCGCGCTCACCGAGAAGTACGAACTGCTCGCCGAGGTGCGCGGCCGGGGCCTGATGATCGGCATCGAGTTCGGCCGGCCCCGCTCCCTGAAGCTGCGGGGCCGCTGGGCCATGCTCCAGGCCGCGCGCAAGGGGCTCTTCGCGCAGATGGTGGTCGTCCCGCTGCTGCAGCGGCACCGGATCCTCACCCAGGTCTCCGGCGACCACATGGAGGTCATCAAACTGATCCCGCCGCTCGTCATCGACGAGGGGGACGTGAACCGGTTCGTGGACGCCTTCACCGCGGTGATGGACGACGCCCATGACGGCGGTCTGATGTGGGAGTTCGGCAGGACCCTGGTGAAGCAGGCGGTCGCCAACCGCTGA